One window from the genome of Sandaracinaceae bacterium encodes:
- a CDS encoding sulfite oxidase-like oxidoreductase, giving the protein MSQPDDPSRKEARIVEARMRLRERFEARQAATPARADTAPEGTGPANRHGMPRLPPGQYEVTGWPVLDLGTKPVVSKDVFRLQLFGACEHPQVLDWAALMALPVVDDTSDFHCVTTWSRYDMRWRGVRFAELAALAGVHDNAEHVLCHAYDGYTTNLPLVEALKDDVLIAFEVDGQPLQREHGGPARMITPQLYAWKGAKWISKIEFRVDDRPGFWEERGYSNSAHPWREDRYS; this is encoded by the coding sequence ATGTCCCAGCCCGATGACCCGAGCCGCAAGGAAGCCCGCATCGTCGAGGCGCGCATGCGCCTGCGTGAGCGCTTCGAGGCCCGCCAGGCCGCTACGCCGGCGCGCGCCGACACGGCCCCGGAGGGCACGGGCCCGGCCAACCGCCACGGCATGCCGCGCCTCCCGCCCGGCCAGTACGAGGTGACGGGCTGGCCCGTGCTGGACCTCGGGACCAAGCCAGTGGTGTCGAAGGACGTGTTCCGCCTGCAGCTCTTCGGCGCGTGCGAGCACCCGCAGGTGCTGGACTGGGCCGCGCTGATGGCGCTGCCCGTCGTGGACGACACCAGCGACTTTCACTGCGTCACCACCTGGTCGCGCTACGACATGCGCTGGCGCGGCGTGCGCTTCGCCGAGCTGGCCGCGCTGGCAGGCGTGCACGACAACGCTGAGCACGTGCTGTGTCATGCCTACGACGGCTACACCACCAACCTGCCGCTGGTGGAGGCTCTCAAAGACGACGTGCTGATCGCCTTCGAGGTGGACGGGCAGCCGCTGCAGCGCGAGCACGGCGGGCCGGCGCGCATGATCACGCCGCAGCTCTATGCGTGGAAGGGCGCCAAGTGGATCTCCAAGATCGAGTTCCGCGTGGACGACCGCCCTGGCTTCTGGGAGGAGCGGGGCTACTCCAACAGCGCGCACCCCTGGCGCGAGGACCGCTACAGCTGA
- a CDS encoding patatin-like phospholipase family protein — protein sequence MHSRTGIVLSGGGARGAYEVGVVAGIMDVLRPSKLERAPFEIFTGTSVGAINSAWLASHAHRPDMDISGLVAEWEGLRLRKHLRLDPMGILAGRRLRPWLSKLRGDEVGRVGRSLLDPRALEELVARAIPYKQLHQNVDTGVVRALVVASLGVEDGITTMFAEVAPGAHFATSKDPRRRARPTRIDSRHVLASSAIPLIFPAREIDGRYFCDGGLRFNTPIAPAIRCGAERLVIISLRSETKPDAESRELALQAYPNPVFLIGKILDALLLDPVNYDLQVLDRFNRMIDTLEEVLGEGEMERVQNVIQESRGAPYKKVERLVFHPSEDIGRMAAARAHELRMTHISPHLFSGDLALEPGFQADLLSFVLFDGEFATRLVALGRNDAHARAEDIHRFFDV from the coding sequence ATGCACTCGCGCACAGGCATCGTGCTCTCCGGCGGCGGCGCGCGCGGCGCCTACGAGGTGGGCGTCGTGGCAGGGATCATGGACGTCCTGCGGCCTTCGAAGCTCGAGCGGGCCCCCTTCGAGATCTTCACCGGCACGTCCGTGGGCGCCATCAACAGCGCTTGGCTCGCGTCGCACGCGCACCGCCCGGACATGGACATCAGCGGCCTGGTGGCCGAGTGGGAGGGGCTGCGTCTGCGGAAGCACCTGCGCCTGGACCCCATGGGCATCTTGGCCGGGCGGCGCCTGCGTCCCTGGCTGTCCAAGCTGCGTGGCGACGAGGTGGGCCGCGTGGGCCGCTCGCTGCTGGACCCGCGTGCGCTCGAAGAGCTGGTGGCGCGCGCCATCCCCTACAAGCAGCTGCACCAGAACGTGGACACCGGTGTGGTGCGCGCGCTGGTGGTCGCGTCGCTCGGTGTGGAAGACGGCATCACCACCATGTTCGCGGAGGTGGCCCCTGGAGCGCACTTCGCCACCTCGAAGGACCCGCGGCGGCGCGCTCGCCCCACGCGCATCGACTCGCGCCACGTGCTGGCCAGCTCGGCCATCCCGCTCATCTTCCCGGCGCGCGAGATCGACGGCCGCTACTTCTGCGACGGAGGCCTGCGCTTCAACACGCCCATCGCGCCGGCCATCCGCTGCGGCGCCGAGCGCTTGGTCATCATCTCGCTGCGCAGCGAGACCAAGCCCGACGCCGAGTCGCGCGAGCTGGCGCTGCAGGCCTACCCGAACCCGGTCTTCCTGATCGGCAAGATCCTCGACGCGCTCCTGCTGGACCCGGTGAACTACGACTTGCAGGTGCTCGACCGCTTCAACCGCATGATCGACACGCTCGAAGAGGTGCTCGGCGAGGGCGAGATGGAGCGCGTCCAGAACGTCATCCAGGAGTCGCGCGGGGCGCCCTACAAGAAGGTGGAGCGCCTGGTGTTCCACCCCTCCGAGGACATCGGCCGCATGGCCGCGGCGCGGGCGCACGAGCTGCGCATGACGCACATCTCACCGCACCTCTTCTCGGGCGACCTCGCGCTCGAGCCGGGCTTCCAGGCCGACCTGCTGTCGTTCGTGCTCTTCGATGGGGAGTTCGCGACCCGCCTCGTGGCGCTAGGGCGCAACGACGCGCACGCCAGGGCGGAGGACATCCACAGGTTCTTCGACGTGTAA
- the chrA gene encoding chromate efflux transporter, whose product MGRVLPGTVPTPEPSDTTPRRVSFGEALRVWTKIGLLSFGGPAGQVATMHKELVERRKWVDEERFLHALNYCMLLPGPEAQQLATYIGWLMHKTRGGLAAGLLFVLPGFVAILGLSMLYAGFRELPAIEAVFFGLKAAVLAVVVEAVLRIGKRALKSRLMVLVAAVAFVAIFFFDVPFPLVVLGAGTFGLVGSRVRPAAFPAPVTLAVDGEHQTVIDAMAANGELEHTKTSRGRAARVVLVCAALWAAPILALTLALGSESVFVQEGVFFSKAAVVTFGGAYAVLAYIAQRAVETYGWLEPGEMLDGLGLAETTPGPLIMVVQFVGFMGAFRHPGALPPMLAGVLGSLVTVWVTFVPCFLWIFLGAPYIEALRGNRSLSAALSAITAAVVGVILNLSLWFGLHVVFHEVSEQHTGPLRLFVPNLTSIDVAAAALTGLAMLSMLRFKLSLPKTLGMSAALGLVWKLLLDGVAPS is encoded by the coding sequence ATGGGCCGCGTGCTACCAGGCACCGTGCCCACGCCCGAGCCGAGCGACACCACGCCACGCCGCGTCTCCTTCGGGGAGGCGCTGCGTGTGTGGACCAAGATCGGCCTGCTGAGCTTCGGCGGCCCGGCGGGGCAGGTGGCCACCATGCACAAGGAGCTGGTGGAGCGGCGCAAGTGGGTGGACGAGGAGCGCTTCCTGCACGCGCTCAACTACTGCATGTTGCTGCCGGGTCCCGAAGCGCAGCAGTTGGCCACGTACATCGGCTGGCTCATGCACAAGACGCGCGGCGGCCTGGCCGCTGGGCTGTTGTTCGTGCTGCCCGGGTTCGTCGCCATCCTGGGCCTGAGCATGCTGTACGCGGGCTTCCGTGAGCTGCCCGCCATCGAGGCCGTGTTCTTCGGGCTGAAGGCCGCCGTGCTGGCGGTGGTGGTGGAGGCCGTGCTGCGCATCGGCAAGCGTGCGCTCAAGAGCCGCCTGATGGTGCTGGTCGCGGCCGTGGCGTTCGTGGCCATCTTCTTCTTCGACGTACCCTTCCCCCTGGTGGTGCTCGGCGCCGGCACGTTCGGGTTGGTGGGCAGCCGCGTTCGTCCCGCCGCGTTCCCCGCCCCCGTGACGCTGGCCGTGGACGGTGAGCACCAGACCGTGATCGACGCCATGGCCGCCAACGGCGAGCTCGAGCACACCAAGACCTCACGCGGGCGCGCGGCACGGGTGGTGCTGGTGTGCGCCGCGCTGTGGGCTGCTCCGATCCTCGCGCTCACGCTGGCGCTCGGGAGCGAGTCGGTCTTCGTACAAGAGGGCGTGTTCTTCTCGAAGGCCGCCGTGGTCACCTTCGGCGGCGCCTACGCAGTGCTGGCCTACATCGCGCAGCGCGCCGTGGAGACCTACGGCTGGCTCGAGCCCGGCGAGATGCTGGATGGGCTCGGGCTGGCCGAGACCACGCCTGGGCCGCTCATCATGGTGGTGCAGTTCGTGGGGTTCATGGGGGCGTTCCGGCATCCTGGCGCGCTGCCGCCCATGCTCGCAGGCGTGCTGGGTTCACTCGTGACGGTGTGGGTCACGTTCGTGCCCTGCTTCTTGTGGATCTTCTTGGGCGCGCCGTACATCGAGGCGCTGCGCGGCAACCGCTCGCTGAGCGCCGCGCTGTCGGCCATCACAGCCGCCGTCGTGGGTGTCATCTTGAACCTGTCCCTGTGGTTCGGGCTGCACGTGGTCTTCCACGAGGTGAGCGAGCAGCACACCGGCCCGCTGCGCTTGTTCGTGCCCAACCTCACCAGCATCGACGTGGCCGCCGCCGCGCTGACCGGCCTCGCCATGCTGTCGATGTTGCGCTTCAAGCTGAGCCTGCCAAAGACGCTGGGGATGAGCGCTGCCCTCGGGTTGGTGTGGAAGCTCCTGCTTGATGGAGTGGCCCCATCATAG
- a CDS encoding rhodanese-like domain-containing protein → MLTLHPRLRGCRYAREVPLAVLVALAGVLTGCGSSGAEAGGSESAETSGAEALPEAPRVTGAEARAMVAAGAVLLDVTPHARAERSLIEGRTHIPLSELAARMGELPRDRDIVVYCLGGGASPRAGARLRAAGYRAFVMGAKTNWDL, encoded by the coding sequence ATGCTGACGCTGCATCCAAGGCTCCGCGGCTGCCGCTACGCGCGCGAGGTGCCCCTTGCTGTCCTGGTTGCGCTGGCTGGGGTCCTGACGGGCTGCGGCTCCAGCGGCGCCGAGGCGGGTGGTAGCGAGAGCGCGGAGACCAGCGGCGCCGAGGCGCTCCCCGAGGCGCCGCGCGTCACGGGCGCCGAGGCGCGCGCCATGGTCGCGGCCGGCGCCGTGTTGCTGGACGTGACGCCGCACGCGCGGGCCGAGCGCTCGCTCATCGAGGGCCGCACGCACATCCCGCTCAGTGAGCTGGCTGCGCGCATGGGTGAGCTGCCGCGCGACCGCGACATCGTCGTCTACTGCCTGGGCGGTGGGGCCAGCCCGCGCGCCGGCGCCCGGCTGCGCGCCGCGGGCTATCGTGCGTTCGTCATGGGCGCCAAGACCAACTGGGACCTCTGA
- a CDS encoding TetR/AcrR family transcriptional regulator, producing MRWKEGQKEATRQQILSAAGALFRERGYANTSVADVMARAERTVGGFYAHFDSKEQLLAEVLASAQTRTEGSLFAGLEDASGAELVRELTRRYLSTTHRDAVAEGCPLPSLSVEAGRLGDAPREELTGYLRMMTSLLEERGAPSRGGLSPKQLALAVTSLSVGGLLLSRAVADPQLSNEILRACRRLAAAEVDVDESAREHAEKHRA from the coding sequence ATGCGCTGGAAAGAAGGCCAGAAGGAAGCCACGCGGCAGCAGATCCTGAGCGCCGCCGGTGCGCTCTTCCGCGAGCGGGGCTACGCCAACACGAGCGTGGCGGACGTCATGGCCCGGGCCGAGCGCACGGTCGGCGGCTTCTACGCGCACTTCGACTCGAAGGAGCAGCTGCTCGCCGAGGTGCTGGCCAGCGCGCAGACGCGCACCGAGGGCTCGCTGTTCGCGGGGCTGGAGGACGCCAGCGGGGCTGAGCTGGTGCGTGAGCTGACGCGCCGCTACCTGAGCACGACTCACCGGGACGCCGTGGCCGAGGGCTGTCCGCTGCCGTCGCTGAGCGTGGAGGCCGGCCGCCTGGGTGACGCCCCGCGCGAGGAGCTCACGGGCTACCTGCGCATGATGACCAGCCTGCTGGAAGAGCGCGGCGCACCCTCGCGGGGAGGGCTGAGCCCGAAGCAGCTTGCCCTGGCGGTGACGTCGCTGTCGGTGGGAGGGCTGTTGCTCTCGCGCGCCGTCGCGGACCCGCAGCTGTCGAACGAGATCTTGCGGGCATGCCGGCGTCTGGCCGCGGCCGAAGTGGACGTGGACGAGAGCGCGCGCGAGCACGCGGAGAAGCACCGAGCATGA
- the rpsD gene encoding 30S ribosomal protein S4 — protein sequence MSRYTGPRVKKMRALNLDLPGLTRKSMWDRPFPPGVHGAKNVRRRKMSDYKKQLLEKQKLRLNYGLTERQFRRLYKEAVASRDPSGDKLLEFLERRLDNVVFRAGFAPTIPAARQLINHGHFQINGKRVDIASYRVKPGEVISLRARSQDLVTVAAALGDLRLTRPEWLEYQDDKKTASIKEMPKADSVPFPVEVNLVIEYYSKRL from the coding sequence ATGTCCCGCTACACCGGACCGCGCGTAAAGAAGATGCGCGCCCTGAACCTCGACCTTCCCGGTCTCACTCGCAAGAGCATGTGGGACCGCCCGTTCCCGCCCGGCGTGCACGGTGCGAAGAACGTTCGTCGCCGCAAGATGAGCGACTACAAGAAGCAGCTGCTCGAGAAGCAGAAGCTCCGCCTGAACTACGGTCTGACCGAGCGTCAGTTCCGTCGCCTCTACAAGGAGGCCGTCGCGAGCCGTGACCCGAGCGGTGACAAGCTGCTCGAGTTCTTGGAGCGTCGCCTCGACAACGTGGTCTTCCGCGCCGGCTTCGCGCCGACCATCCCGGCGGCCCGTCAGCTCATCAACCACGGTCACTTCCAGATCAACGGGAAGCGCGTGGACATCGCGAGCTACCGCGTGAAGCCGGGCGAGGTCATCTCGCTCCGCGCGCGCAGCCAGGACCTCGTGACCGTGGCGGCCGCCCTCGGCGACCTGCGCCTCACCCGCCCCGAGTGGCTCGAGTACCAGGACGACAAGAAGACGGCCTCCATCAAGGAGATGCCGAAGGCCGACTCCGTGCCCTTCCCCGTCGAGGTCAACCTGGTCATCGAGTACTACTCGAAGCGCCTGTAG
- a CDS encoding DUF615 domain-containing protein, which produces MDARRADEGSEEFLATYPTAERQTLRQLVRGASKEAGDTEDQAARGKSASAKRRALYQYLRERIAEADPRPTALRPLANDDASGADDDDGDDESD; this is translated from the coding sequence ATGGACGCGCGCCGCGCGGACGAGGGCAGCGAGGAGTTCCTGGCCACGTACCCCACCGCCGAGCGTCAGACGCTGCGGCAGCTGGTTCGCGGGGCGTCCAAGGAGGCGGGCGACACCGAGGACCAGGCGGCACGAGGCAAGAGCGCATCGGCCAAGCGGCGGGCGCTCTACCAGTACCTCCGCGAGCGCATCGCCGAGGCGGACCCGCGCCCCACGGCGCTGCGGCCGCTGGCAAACGACGACGCGAGCGGCGCGGACGACGACGACGGCGACGACGAGTCGGACTGA
- a CDS encoding tetratricopeptide repeat protein — protein sequence MVLATASVVQAQDGDAQADARRQFTQGEQAYRVGNYDEAVELWQRAYSMDPRPRIQYNLSQAFERLGRLEEAVSALDAYLRDTPPDDPLYGEANARLAALRQRVALTGIRIVGGGAGGQIFVNDQAWGATPRPDRIPVAPGSHRITIVDPDGTRHELVVAVPVGQVVDVTVPTDSNPVPVVADGEETVPMLGSTADADSNRHILLWAGAGGAAVGLGVLFYGIERQRELSGCSDAGFVCLEESTVKRQRTLGMVLGGVLVAAGATLIVLDLLSSRQRQSYTDVELGIGFASLSLTVRR from the coding sequence ATGGTGCTCGCGACGGCGAGCGTTGTGCAGGCGCAGGACGGGGACGCTCAGGCGGACGCGCGCCGGCAATTCACGCAGGGCGAGCAGGCCTATCGCGTGGGGAACTACGACGAAGCCGTCGAGCTGTGGCAGCGCGCCTACAGTATGGATCCGCGGCCGCGCATCCAATACAACCTCTCGCAGGCCTTCGAGCGTCTCGGTCGACTCGAGGAGGCCGTGTCGGCGTTGGACGCGTACCTGCGTGACACGCCCCCCGATGATCCGCTCTATGGTGAAGCGAACGCGCGGCTCGCGGCTCTTCGGCAGCGCGTCGCCCTCACGGGCATCCGCATCGTCGGCGGAGGCGCGGGCGGCCAGATCTTCGTCAACGATCAGGCATGGGGCGCCACCCCACGGCCCGATCGCATCCCCGTCGCTCCCGGGAGCCATCGCATCACGATCGTGGATCCGGACGGCACGCGCCACGAGCTCGTGGTGGCCGTGCCCGTCGGGCAGGTCGTGGACGTCACGGTGCCCACGGACTCCAACCCGGTCCCCGTGGTGGCAGACGGAGAAGAGACGGTGCCCATGCTGGGCTCCACTGCCGACGCGGACTCGAACCGCCACATTCTGTTGTGGGCCGGCGCGGGCGGTGCTGCCGTGGGCCTCGGGGTGCTGTTCTACGGCATCGAACGCCAGCGCGAACTCTCGGGCTGCTCGGACGCCGGCTTCGTCTGCCTCGAGGAGTCCACCGTAAAGCGTCAGCGCACCCTCGGCATGGTGCTGGGCGGCGTGCTCGTCGCGGCCGGTGCCACGCTCATCGTCCTCGACTTGCTCAGCAGCCGTCAGCGCCAGTCCTACACGGACGTGGAGCTCGGCATCGGTTTCGCCTCTCTCTCGCTCACGGTGCGCCGATGA
- a CDS encoding glycosidase: MTKSNAFPTLLRRHEKNPILTAADWGYPVHTVFNPAATRLADGTTLLLCRVEDRRGLSHFCAARSANGVDGWVIDAEPTLLPDALHHPEELWGIEDPRITYVPELAKYVIAYTAFSKGGPGVALCHTEDFRTFVRCGLVMQPDDKDAALLPRRIRNEFALVHRPATESSAHIWISYSPDMLNWGHHQLMLPARKGAWWDANKIGLSPPLIETPEGWLMIYHGVRRTAAGALYRLGLALFDLENPEVCVKRGDPWMFGPETDYERQGDVGNVTFPCGYTIGDDGDTLRIYYGAADTCIGLATGSIREMLAWLDANSTQGGATLPPPAG; this comes from the coding sequence GTGACCAAGTCCAACGCCTTCCCGACGCTGCTGCGGCGCCACGAAAAGAACCCCATCCTGACGGCGGCGGACTGGGGCTACCCGGTGCACACCGTGTTCAACCCGGCCGCCACGCGCCTGGCCGACGGCACCACGCTGCTGCTCTGCCGCGTAGAGGACCGCCGTGGCCTCTCACACTTCTGCGCGGCGCGCTCCGCCAATGGCGTCGATGGCTGGGTGATCGACGCCGAGCCCACGCTGCTGCCCGACGCGCTGCACCACCCGGAGGAGCTGTGGGGCATCGAGGACCCGCGCATCACCTACGTGCCCGAGCTGGCCAAGTACGTGATCGCCTACACGGCGTTCAGCAAGGGTGGGCCTGGCGTGGCGCTGTGCCACACCGAGGACTTTCGCACCTTCGTGCGCTGTGGTCTGGTCATGCAGCCGGACGACAAGGACGCCGCGCTCCTGCCCCGCCGGATTCGGAACGAGTTCGCGCTCGTGCATCGGCCGGCCACGGAGAGCAGCGCGCACATCTGGATCTCCTACTCGCCGGACATGCTCAACTGGGGCCACCACCAGCTCATGCTCCCGGCGCGCAAGGGCGCATGGTGGGATGCCAACAAGATCGGGCTGTCGCCGCCGCTGATCGAGACCCCCGAGGGCTGGCTCATGATCTACCACGGGGTGCGTCGCACCGCGGCGGGCGCGCTCTATCGGCTCGGGCTCGCGCTCTTCGACCTCGAGAACCCCGAGGTCTGCGTCAAGCGCGGTGACCCTTGGATGTTCGGCCCAGAAACCGACTACGAGCGCCAGGGCGACGTGGGCAACGTGACGTTCCCTTGCGGCTACACCATCGGCGATGACGGGGACACCCTGCGCATCTACTACGGCGCAGCGGACACCTGCATCGGCCTTGCCACAGGGAGCATCCGCGAGATGCTCGCGTGGTTGGACGCCAACTCCACTCAGGGCGGGGCGACGCTCCCGCCACCTGCAGGGTAG
- a CDS encoding molybdopterin-dependent oxidoreductase: MSTEKTACILCSRNCGLEVETAERQFVRIRGDEQHPVSKGYMCQKGARLGFYQDNADRLTHPLRRMPDGSYERTTWEQALGDIAARLLKIRASHGGRAFAFYGGGGQGNHLGGAYGRQLQKAMKSRYLYNSLAQEKTGDFWANGRLFGKQTCHTTEDVEHADFVLVIGANPWQAHGIPNARDTLRDIKQDPKRTLVVIDPRRTETAKDADVHLQLRPGTDAFLMAAMLGIIVQEGLHDRAFLTQHTTGFAALERVLRAVPVEDYVARADVPLADVQRVARGFAQAESACVRVDLGIQQSPRTTLNGYLEKLLFLVTGNFGKRGGNNLHTFLLPVIGHTDERSPKYWRTANQGMHAISGIYPPNILPAEIEHPGDDRVRALFVDSANPAVTAADSQAYARALGKLELLVVVDVAFTETARLADYVLPAASQFEKWECTGFNLEFPVNAFQLRKPLFEPLGESLPEAEIYTRLLEAMGELPKRFPLLERIARSEPEQAQHLAFLGALGATLVTRPKWQPYAASVLYRTLGKALPEGAASTAFLLPLAMMYAGKHARAVKRAGYTGNRATLGVSLFRAILKQRSGVVLSRHEYSEVWSLLAHEDQRAHLEVPEMLSALGELAREVPPNTANAEFPFVLLAGERRMYNANAIFRDPAWRKQDKDGALRIHPADADALGLSDGKRARVRSARGVIEVSVKRDESVRRGMVTLPHGHGTRYGDSEPLGPALNQLTSAEHCEPFTRTPFHKHVPVQLEALPG, translated from the coding sequence ATGAGCACCGAGAAGACCGCCTGCATCCTGTGTTCGCGCAACTGTGGCCTCGAGGTGGAGACCGCCGAACGTCAGTTCGTGCGCATCCGCGGCGACGAGCAGCACCCCGTGTCGAAGGGCTACATGTGCCAGAAGGGCGCGCGGCTGGGCTTCTATCAGGACAACGCCGACCGGCTCACGCACCCGCTGCGGCGCATGCCCGACGGCAGCTATGAGCGCACCACCTGGGAGCAGGCGCTCGGCGACATCGCGGCACGCCTGCTGAAGATCCGCGCGAGCCATGGCGGGCGCGCGTTCGCGTTCTACGGCGGCGGCGGGCAGGGCAACCACCTGGGCGGCGCCTACGGGCGGCAGCTGCAGAAAGCCATGAAGAGCCGCTACCTCTACAACTCGCTGGCTCAGGAGAAGACCGGCGACTTCTGGGCCAACGGGCGCCTCTTCGGCAAGCAGACCTGCCACACCACCGAGGACGTCGAGCACGCCGACTTCGTGCTGGTGATTGGCGCGAACCCGTGGCAGGCGCACGGCATCCCCAACGCGCGCGACACGCTGCGCGACATCAAGCAGGACCCGAAGCGCACGCTGGTGGTCATCGACCCGCGGCGCACGGAGACCGCGAAGGACGCCGACGTGCACCTGCAGCTGCGGCCCGGCACCGACGCGTTCCTGATGGCGGCCATGCTGGGCATCATCGTGCAGGAGGGGCTGCACGACCGGGCGTTCCTGACGCAGCACACCACCGGCTTTGCTGCGCTCGAGCGCGTGCTGCGCGCCGTGCCCGTCGAGGACTACGTGGCCCGCGCCGATGTGCCGCTGGCCGACGTGCAGCGCGTGGCGCGGGGCTTCGCGCAGGCCGAGAGCGCCTGCGTGCGCGTGGACCTGGGCATTCAGCAGAGCCCGCGCACCACGCTCAACGGCTACCTCGAGAAGCTGCTGTTCCTGGTGACGGGCAACTTTGGCAAGCGCGGCGGCAACAACCTGCACACCTTCTTGCTGCCCGTGATCGGCCACACCGACGAGCGCAGCCCCAAGTACTGGCGCACCGCGAACCAGGGCATGCACGCCATCTCGGGCATCTACCCGCCCAACATCCTGCCGGCCGAGATCGAACACCCGGGCGACGACCGCGTGCGCGCGCTCTTCGTGGACAGCGCCAACCCCGCCGTGACCGCAGCCGACAGCCAGGCCTACGCGCGAGCGCTCGGCAAGCTGGAGCTGTTGGTGGTGGTGGACGTGGCCTTCACCGAGACGGCGCGCCTGGCGGACTACGTGCTGCCCGCCGCCTCGCAGTTCGAGAAGTGGGAGTGCACGGGCTTCAACCTCGAGTTCCCCGTGAACGCCTTCCAGCTGAGGAAGCCGCTCTTCGAACCGCTGGGCGAGTCGCTGCCGGAGGCTGAGATCTACACGCGCCTGCTCGAAGCCATGGGCGAGCTGCCGAAGCGCTTCCCGCTGCTCGAGCGCATCGCGCGCAGCGAGCCCGAGCAGGCGCAGCACCTCGCGTTCTTGGGGGCGCTGGGCGCCACGCTGGTGACGCGCCCGAAGTGGCAGCCATACGCGGCTTCGGTGCTCTACCGGACGCTGGGCAAGGCCTTGCCCGAAGGCGCGGCGTCCACGGCGTTCCTGCTGCCGCTGGCCATGATGTACGCCGGCAAGCACGCGCGGGCGGTGAAGCGTGCCGGCTACACGGGCAACCGCGCCACGCTGGGGGTGAGCCTCTTTCGCGCCATCCTGAAGCAGCGCTCGGGCGTGGTGCTCAGCCGCCATGAGTACAGCGAGGTGTGGTCGCTGCTAGCCCATGAGGACCAGCGCGCCCACCTGGAGGTGCCCGAGATGCTGAGCGCCCTCGGCGAGCTCGCGCGTGAGGTGCCTCCCAACACGGCCAACGCGGAGTTCCCCTTCGTGCTGCTGGCCGGAGAGCGCCGCATGTACAACGCCAACGCGATCTTCCGCGACCCGGCCTGGCGCAAGCAAGACAAGGACGGGGCCCTGCGCATCCACCCGGCCGACGCCGACGCGCTCGGCCTGTCCGACGGGAAGCGCGCGCGCGTGCGCTCCGCGCGCGGCGTCATCGAGGTGAGCGTGAAGCGCGACGAGAGCGTGCGGCGCGGCATGGTCACGCTGCCGCACGGGCACGGCACCCGCTACGGCGACAGCGAGCCCCTGGGCCCGGCGCTCAACCAGCTCACGTCGGCGGAGCACTGCGAGCCGTTCACGCGGACGCCCTTCCACAAGCACGTGCCGGTGCAGCTCGAGGCACTGCCAGGATGA